A genomic window from Vagococcus sp. CY52-2 includes:
- a CDS encoding YafY family protein, translating into MSSQERILIIFIRLLQGNRLSKADLMAEFQKNGSTIQRDMAIIDELLHTINTSLPASKLSPFRQIGELDRKKRGFYQLTAFKERSYMTDQELFMVFKVLFASRGFHENDLKTIYYKLFNNVENKHTMDKLLANERFYYEGVPESTIYPSLTLLLKAMLNQQKVKFSYTKNGETKIFTRVPMDIYFSDLYFFMVSAKHTAKDDTDFEALNKFRINNMKQINVLNEHKPVEYANRFQGGILRNQTALPFFGDPITLIIDFYYEPAYVLDRFPHSVIKQVNKDGSHRIEIPANNGYGVKMWLLEQGAHVKVISPKYIQKYLIDNMKQTLSYYDISTTK; encoded by the coding sequence ATGTCTAGTCAGGAAAGAATCTTAATAATTTTTATTCGACTCCTACAAGGAAATAGGCTATCTAAAGCTGATTTGATGGCAGAATTTCAAAAAAATGGGAGCACTATTCAACGAGATATGGCCATCATAGATGAGTTATTACATACAATAAATACTAGTTTACCAGCATCGAAATTGTCACCTTTTAGACAAATTGGAGAATTAGATCGTAAAAAACGTGGCTTCTATCAACTAACTGCTTTTAAAGAGAGATCTTATATGACGGATCAAGAACTGTTTATGGTTTTTAAAGTATTATTTGCTAGCAGGGGGTTTCACGAAAATGACTTAAAAACGATCTACTATAAATTATTTAATAACGTTGAAAATAAGCACACCATGGATAAATTATTGGCTAATGAACGATTTTATTATGAAGGCGTTCCAGAATCAACTATTTATCCATCCCTAACCTTATTATTAAAAGCCATGTTAAATCAACAAAAAGTCAAATTTTCTTATACTAAAAATGGTGAAACAAAAATTTTCACACGAGTACCTATGGATATTTACTTTTCTGATCTTTATTTTTTCATGGTTTCTGCTAAACATACCGCAAAAGATGATACTGATTTTGAAGCATTAAATAAATTTCGTATTAATAATATGAAACAAATAAACGTTCTAAATGAGCATAAACCAGTTGAATACGCAAATCGTTTTCAAGGAGGTATTTTAAGAAATCAAACCGCCCTTCCTTTTTTTGGTGATCCAATTACGTTAATTATCGACTTTTATTACGAGCCTGCTTATGTTCTAGATAGATTCCCCCATTCTGTCATAAAACAAGTCAATAAAGATGGGAGTCACCGTATTGAAATACCTGCTAATAATGGTTATGGTGTTAAAATGTGGTTATTAGAACAAGGTGCCCATGTTAAAGTAATTTCACCAAAATATATCCAAAAATATTTAATTGATAACATGAAGCAAACACTTTCTTATTATGATATTTCAACCACTAAATAA
- the folP gene encoding dihydropteroate synthase has product MFKDKPIMGILNVTPDSFSDGGDYTDAEIAVEHAKEMIAEGVDIIDIGGQSTRPGYMEIGFDEEMKRVIPVIQAIRTFSDVPISIDTYFPEVAKAAIEAGANIVNDIKGMDMDGMAEVVVSYNVPVIIMHSRPRQEGVSIFDDLAQFYQEKMEQCQSYNIPKENICFDPGIGFHKSMEDNELILSYPEKCRYEDYPLLYGVSRKRTIAHLINEDKPKERDFGTVAASLFSLEKGVEVVRVHNVKGMSDALTVWNKLKR; this is encoded by the coding sequence ATGTTTAAAGATAAACCAATTATGGGCATATTAAATGTGACACCAGATTCTTTTTCAGATGGTGGTGACTATACAGATGCTGAAATAGCCGTGGAACATGCAAAAGAGATGATTGCTGAGGGTGTTGATATTATCGACATTGGTGGACAATCGACTCGACCAGGTTATATGGAGATTGGTTTTGATGAAGAGATGAAACGTGTGATACCTGTCATTCAGGCTATTCGCACGTTTAGCGACGTTCCAATCTCAATTGATACCTATTTCCCAGAAGTAGCAAAAGCAGCAATCGAAGCTGGAGCAAATATTGTCAATGATATTAAAGGGATGGATATGGATGGTATGGCAGAAGTAGTGGTGTCCTATAATGTACCAGTCATTATCATGCATTCACGCCCTAGACAAGAAGGGGTATCCATTTTTGATGACTTAGCTCAGTTTTATCAAGAAAAAATGGAACAATGCCAATCATATAATATTCCAAAAGAAAACATTTGTTTTGATCCAGGGATTGGATTTCATAAATCAATGGAAGATAATGAACTCATTTTATCTTACCCAGAAAAATGTCGTTATGAGGATTATCCATTACTTTACGGGGTATCCAGAAAACGGACAATCGCCCATTTAATTAATGAAGATAAACCAAAAGAACGAGATTTTGGAACAGTAGCAGCTTCTCTTTTCTCATTGGAAAAAGGAGTAGAGGTGGTTAGAGTCCATAATGTCAAAGGAATGAGTGATGCGTTAACGGTTTGGAATAAATTAAAACGATAA
- a CDS encoding low specificity L-threonine aldolase, giving the protein MISFANDYLEGAHEKVLQRLIETNMEQEYGYGSDSFTKQAIENIKEVIECQDASVHFLVGGTQTNQIVIDALLNKFEGVIAPETGHINVREAGAIEYSGHKVLTLSSVNGKISAHSVKEYLEVFNADETKEHMVLPGMVYISFPTEYGTLYTYEELEDLSRVCHDNQLPLFIDGARLGYGLVSEESEVTIQDIARFSDVFYIGGTKIGALCGEAVVFTKNNEPKHFISTVKQHGALLAKGRLLGVQFLELFTNNLYFDISQHAVAMSLKIKQAFLDRGYELFFDSPTNQQFIIMTNDQVDKLKQHVSFAIWEKYDNDRMVVRFATSWGTLEKNVDELISYL; this is encoded by the coding sequence ATGATATCATTTGCGAATGATTATCTTGAGGGAGCTCATGAAAAAGTATTACAACGTTTAATAGAAACAAATATGGAACAGGAATACGGTTATGGCTCTGACTCCTTCACAAAACAAGCAATTGAAAATATAAAAGAAGTGATAGAGTGTCAAGATGCTTCCGTTCATTTTTTAGTTGGTGGAACACAGACAAACCAAATAGTGATTGATGCATTGTTGAATAAGTTTGAGGGTGTTATAGCACCTGAGACTGGTCATATTAATGTAAGAGAAGCTGGTGCCATTGAATATAGTGGTCATAAGGTATTGACGTTATCATCAGTAAATGGAAAGATATCTGCTCATTCTGTTAAAGAGTATCTAGAAGTCTTTAATGCAGATGAGACTAAAGAACATATGGTTTTACCTGGTATGGTCTATATTTCTTTTCCAACAGAATATGGGACTCTTTATACATATGAAGAGTTAGAAGATTTATCAAGAGTTTGTCATGACAACCAGTTGCCATTATTCATTGATGGGGCACGACTAGGATATGGTTTGGTTAGTGAAGAATCAGAGGTAACAATTCAAGATATCGCTCGATTTTCGGATGTGTTTTATATCGGTGGAACAAAAATTGGTGCGTTATGTGGTGAAGCAGTTGTGTTTACTAAAAATAATGAACCAAAACACTTTATTTCTACTGTAAAACAACATGGTGCACTGCTTGCAAAAGGACGATTATTAGGGGTTCAGTTTTTGGAACTATTTACAAATAATTTATATTTTGATATTAGTCAACATGCTGTTGCTATGTCTTTAAAAATAAAGCAAGCTTTTTTAGACAGAGGTTACGAGTTATTTTTTGATTCTCCTACGAATCAACAATTTATTATTATGACAAATGATCAAGTAGACAAATTAAAACAGCATGTGTCTTTTGCAATATGGGAAAAATATGATAATGATCGTATGGTTGTTAGATTTGCAACAAGTTGGGGCACATTAGAAAAAAATGTAGATGAGTTAATAAGTTACTTATAA
- a CDS encoding helix-turn-helix domain-containing protein yields the protein MNYSHYIKRAISYIQQHLNKDLTLTIISDYIGYSSYRFHRLFKKETGLSLYDYIQQQRLIQASMLLKYTNLSINHIFPITTFSLHE from the coding sequence ATGAATTACTCCCACTACATCAAACGAGCGATTTCCTATATTCAACAACACTTAAATAAAGACTTAACACTTACTATAATTTCTGACTACATTGGGTACTCAAGTTATCGTTTTCATCGGTTATTTAAAAAAGAAACAGGGCTATCTCTGTATGACTATATCCAACAACAACGTTTAATACAAGCTTCTATGCTCTTAAAATACACCAATCTATCTATCAATCATATTTTTCCTATAACAACTTTTTCACTTCATGAATAA